From a region of the Eretmochelys imbricata isolate rEreImb1 chromosome 6, rEreImb1.hap1, whole genome shotgun sequence genome:
- the LOC144266428 gene encoding calcium-binding protein 2-like: protein MPHKRLDEVESETCREGQDLNKGGQAPPKEEEEPKASKSPGSESRRSSHSSHGRKHGKKHHADAHADATKAYSPFLNTVFGRERDLSPVELDELLDAFKEFDTDQDGFVSYKDLGACMRTMGYMPTEMELIEISQHIKMRMGGRVDFEDFVEMMGPKLREETAHMVGVRELKIAFRELDRNGDGEISSVELKDALLALLGEQVPLPEVEEILRDVDLNGDGHVDFDEFVMMLSSR, encoded by the exons ATGCCCCACAAGCGGCTAGATGAGGTCGAGTCGGAGACatgcagagaggggcaggaccTGAATAAGGGGGGCCAGGCGCCCcctaaggaggaggaggagcccaaAGCCAGCAAGAGCCCCGGCTCCGAGTCGCGTCGCAGCTCACACTCCAGCCACGGGCGCAAACATGGCAAGAAGCATCACGCCGATGCCCATGCCGACGCCACCAAGGCCTACTCGCCCTTCCTCAACACTGTCTTCGGCAGG GAGAGAGATCTTTCCCCAGTAGAACTGGATG agctgctggacGCCTTCAAGGAGTTCGACACGGACCAGGATGGCTTTGTGAGCTACAAGGACCTGGGCGCCTGCATGCGCACCATGGGCTACATGCCCACCGAGATGGAGCTCATTGAGATCTCCCAGCACATCAAGATGAGGA TGGGTGGGCGCGTGGACTTTGAGGACTTTGTGGAGATGATGGGGCCGAAACTGCGGGAGGAGACGGCCCACATGGTGGGGGTGCGTGAGCTCAAGATCGCCTTCCGTGAG ttgGACAGGAACGGGGACGGGGAGATCAGCAGCGTGGAGCTGAAGGACGCCCTCCTGGCCCTGCTGGGGGAGCAGGTCCCGCTGCCGGAGGTGGAGGAGATCCTGCGCGACGTTGACCTCAATGGGGACGGCCACGTGGACTTTGACG AGTTTGTGATGATGTTGTCCTCCCGCTAA